The Candidatus Tectomicrobia bacterium genome has a segment encoding these proteins:
- a CDS encoding J domain-containing protein, giving the protein MGITADADAEKIRRRFKQLAFEYHPDRHGGDPKMEGKFLILSSAYRELMDHVASRPAEEAAREDPGAAAQGRRYFLPLEFIKGIRGGEVAIRFQISEECPICHGQGGGTCVICDGSGEIRSWAFRKILLPPGLEDGEEIRIPQDDGEDLRLVISYKPHPLLIRKELDVFSEVRVPSAHLGREFSINVLTIWGIIVVRIPAGATSEQLYCLRGAGIRRSVDGRFKCGNHYFRLVW; this is encoded by the coding sequence GCGGCGATTCAAGCAATTGGCATTCGAATACCATCCGGATCGCCACGGCGGCGACCCGAAGATGGAAGGAAAATTCTTGATCCTGAGCAGCGCCTACCGGGAGCTGATGGACCACGTCGCCAGCAGGCCCGCCGAGGAAGCCGCACGGGAGGATCCCGGCGCGGCCGCCCAGGGCCGCCGCTATTTCCTGCCACTCGAGTTCATCAAGGGCATCCGGGGAGGAGAGGTGGCGATCCGGTTCCAGATCTCCGAAGAGTGTCCGATATGCCACGGCCAGGGCGGCGGCACATGCGTGATTTGCGACGGAAGCGGTGAGATTCGGAGCTGGGCCTTCCGAAAGATCTTGCTGCCTCCCGGCCTGGAGGACGGAGAAGAAATTCGAATCCCCCAGGACGACGGAGAGGATTTGAGACTGGTCATTTCATACAAGCCCCATCCTCTTCTGATTCGGAAAGAATTGGACGTGTTCAGCGAAGTGAGGGTTCCCAGCGCGCACTTGGGACGTGAATTCAGCATCAATGTCTTGACCATCTGGGGAATCATCGTGGTGAGAATCCCCGCGGGGGCCACCTCGGAACAACTTTATTGCCTTCGCGGAGCGGGGATCCGAAGGTCAGTGGATGGCCGGTTCAAATGCGGAAACCATTATTTCCGCCTCGTTTGGTAA